The following proteins are encoded in a genomic region of Magallana gigas chromosome 1, xbMagGiga1.1, whole genome shotgun sequence:
- the LOC105329991 gene encoding serine/threonine-protein phosphatase 6 regulatory ankyrin repeat subunit B, translating to MDPTQSEKNIMELLDLHEKIKDIAADVKEMKNTVVPWNIKAMYEIDISKWKVDDTFFVETHSFWAMLDTIRKQSYVTFVGGKTITARHIALTLQEEEGYEILPIKDIKDIETFCDPHNPQLFIVDDAVGVFGFDMGELEKLDRYKDRLIKPTIEKTKILMTCRETVFRNDALSDIFLSKKENVIMLHSDEYAFNDEDKYKLLSKYSLDKDLLPQYHLSHTSSMFPYICKMVSKKEEWRRYGLKFFITPVPCILEILNDMRARNRIQYSVLVLLMINENKLSEKDFDNEDRHFNEKKREVLKMCKVSTTPNCFEFTSALNEMEGTFTQKCADKFTFVHDSMFEIVAHHFGSQFPQLILQHLSSAYIANYIKLDDRNRKRRRESESQVQETDNDIANSNTIVGEDGNFDLFIRLQEWHYPYFAERLFQDVENGDLLSVFMNEDLKRPLVLQSFLAVMKSKSYDDLKSVFLLKKKNKEKIPYDFDFKNCFGIFLFDVGGLLIENICQKCNHSLVRGISFVILNGHSEILQFVIKQIIENKGNIDDLFHPEVHEDKDSIDYALLNAYCDNVTEFFFDGKKMKRHNVLNNETDTESVILEQLRLILLGCCSNDRLTIKTLLEYVDKNILDTSNEFREKQPYNFKKTPIVLACENGLLVIAEELLNAGSSVNMDDKFGTPLTVACNYKYLDIVKLLIERGADVNQICGSDSPLMAACRYMNRNNSERLELIEYLIKHGADVNERIGCKYPDTPLDTTEFDVAMLLLCNGGSIVFDIEKELIIACRNGWTDDVVELINENADVNAKEFGDRYRKKFECFRHGYIFSRPVIEACKEGHLKIVKLLLRYGADVNLEDITPDCGYKSPLHAACEGGHLDIIRELIQTIVIKYEDLEDFFTIACNKGHESVVFALLEEIKKYVAVNANINYSLDLLEHAIRRLNVVEELLKLDIVFQEPKAFVYIEHAFRFNELSVVKKIIEKTTHCICNVNSTPLLTACENGNTSEVSHLLEATSNVNEKGVFETPLTAACRHGHAAIVEMLLKINADVNLSDCFGTPLTAACRHGHLIVVELLIKAGADVDKFNKYDSPLTAACRQNHLRIVKTLLKAGAKIDQRDYYCTPLAAAIECGNGNVVEELILMGADINLKINNKTPLTAACEYGFADVVKNIIKGRGGLTVREPNQDLLFYDYQFKTRCKNGHSNFLGEMMNMVNYNIDCAGCQFTIACRKGHLSVVKTLIQSGADVNAADIMFHSPLAAACQNGHLRVVQELIKAGNYVDNPKELCLPLNVACKHGHLDVVVELIKAKPEINMQSEKSTPLIEACANGHLNVVVELLKVGAAVNQDCGAKTPLIAACKNGCTDLVRELLNAGAKVDTQIENTTPFLTACAFGSTRVVRELINAGANVKQRIGNRTPLKNAFRDNNNNRICKELLNAMLCRSRRT from the exons ATGGATCCAACTCAAAGCGAGAAAAATATAATGGAGTTACTTGACCTCcatgaaaaaatcaaagatattgcag caGATGTCAAAGAAATGAAGAACACAGTTGTCCCTTGGAATATAAAGG CTATGTATGAAATAGACATTTCTAAATGGAAAGTGGATGACACGTTCTTTGTGGAAACTCATAGCTTTTGGGCAATGCTAGATACAATTAGGAAACAGTCGTATGTAACGTTTGTTGGAGGAAAGACAATTACTGCCCGTCACATTGCCCTAACACTGCAGGAGGAGGAAGGGTATGAGATCTTGCCGATAAAAGACATAAAGGACATAGAGACGTTCTGTGATCCACACAATCCACAGCTGTTTATTGTTGATGATGCTGTAGGTGTGTTTGGGTTTGACATGGGCGAATTAGAAAAATTAGATAGGTATAAAGATAGACTCATTAAACCTACAATAGAAAAAACAAAGATTCTTATGACATGTCGGGAAACAGTTTTTAGAAATGATGCTTtgtcagatatttttttgtCGAAAAAGGAAAACGTAATAATGTTACATAGTGATGAATACGCTTTTAACGATGAAGACAAATACAAATTACTTTCTAAATACAGTTTGGATAAGGATTTGTTACCTCAGTATCATTTATCTCACACGTCTAGCATGTTTCCATACATATGTAAAATGGTTTCGAAAAAAGAAGAATGGAGACGTTATGGACTAAAGTTCTTCATAACACCTGTCCCGTGCATATTGGAGATACTAAACGATATGAGAGCAAGAAACAGAATTCAATACTCTGTTTTAGTTTTACTGAtgatcaatgaaaataaattgtcaGAAAAAGATTTCGACAACGAAGACAGACATTTCAATGAAAAGAAGCGTGAAGTTCTTAAGATGTGTAAAGTAAGTACTACACCAAACTGTTTTGAATTTACTAGTGCTTTGAATGAAATGGAAGGCACCTTCACACAGAAATGCGCTGATAAGTTTACATTTGTTCACGACTCCATGTTTGAAATAGTTGCACATCATTTTGGGAGTCAATTTCCACAGCTTATTTTACAACACCTGAGTAGTGCTTACATTGCTAATTATATAAAACTGGATGACCGCAACAGGAAAAGGAGAAGAGAAAGTGAAAGCCAGGTTCAAGAGACAGATAATGACATTGCTAATAGCAATACAATTGTTGGAGAAGAtggtaattttgatttatttataagaTTACAGGAGTGGCATTATCCATATTTTGCTGAAAGATTGTTTCAAGATGTAGAGAATGGAGATTTGCTCAGTGTGTTTATGAACGAAGATTTAAAACGCCCCCTCGTGCTTCAAAGTTTTTTAGCCGTGATGAAGAGCAAATCTTATGATGATTTGAAATCcgtatttcttttaaagaaaaaaaataaagaaaaaattcccTATGACTTTGATTTCAAGAATtgttttggaatttttctatttgATGTTGGAGgtcttttaattgaaaatatatgtcaAAAATGTAACCACTCTTTAGTAAGAGGTATTTCCTTTGTTATCTTGAATGGACACAGCGAAATCTTGCAGTTCGTAATAAAACAGATTATCGAAAATAAAGGAAATATCGATGATCTTTTTCATCCAGAAGTTCACGAGGACAAAGATAGCATAGATTATGCATTATTGAATGCTTATTGTGATAATGTTACAGAATTCTTTTTCGATGGTAAAAAGATGAAGAGACACAATGTGTTAAATAATGAAACGGACACCGAGTCAGTGATACTCGAACAACTTCGCTTAATTCTTCTTGGTTGCTGCTCTAATGATAGGTTAACTATCAAAACATTACTCGAGTACGTTGACAAAAATATTCTTGACACGTCAAATGAATTTAGAGAAAAACAAccttataattttaaaaaaacgcCAATAGTCCTTGCTTGTGAAAATGGACTTTTGGTGATCGCAGAAGAATTACTGAATGCAGGCTCTTCTGTAAACATGGACGATAAATTCGGCACTCCACTGACCGTTGCGTGCAATTATAAGTATTTAGATATTGTGAAGCTTTTAATAGAACGTGGAGCTGATGTGAACCAAATATGTGGTTCCGATTCACCATTGATGGCTGCATGCAGATATATGAACAGAAATAATAGTGAACGATTGGAATTAattgaatatttaataaaacatggaGCTGATGTTAATGAAAGAATTGGATGTAAATATCCCGACACGCCACTAGACACCACTGAATTTGATGTCGCCATGTTGCTGTTGTGCAACGGTGGAAGCATTGTGTTCGATATCGAAAAGGAATTGATAATTGCATGTCGGAATGGGTGGACTGATGATGTGGTGGAATTAATAAACGAAAACGCGGATGTGAATGCAAAGGAATTCGGTGATCGatacagaaaaaaatttgaatgcttTAGACatggatacatattttcaagaCCTGTAATTGAGGCATGTAAAGAGGGACATCTGAAAATAGTTAAATTGTTGCTTAGATATGGGGCTGATGTTAATCTTGAAGATATTACACCTGATTGTGGCTATAAATCACCACTGCATGCTGCATGTGAAGGTGGCCATTTAGATATCATTCGTGAGTTAATACAAACTATTGTCATTAAATATGAGGACTTGGAAGATTTCTTTACTATTGCGTGTAACAAAGGTCATGAAAGTGTTGTTTTTGCGCTgttagaagaaataaaaaaatatgttgcagTTAATGCTAATATTAATTACAGTCTGGACTTGTTAGAACATGCAATTCGTCGTTTGAATGTTGTGgaagaattgttaaaattggACATAGTATTTCAAGAACCTAAAGCATTTGTTTATATTGAACATGCTTTCCGTTTTAATGAATTAAGCGTTGTGAAAAAGATCATTGAAAAGACAACACATTGCATATGCAACGTAAATAGCACACCACTTTTAACTGCATGTGAAAATGGAAATACGAGTGAAGTGTCACATTTACTGGAAGCGACTTCTAATGTCAATGAAAAAGGTGTCTTTGAAACTCCATTAACGGCGGCTTGTAGACATGGACACGCTGCAATAGTTGAGatgttgttaaaaataaatgctgATGTCAATCTCTCTGATTGCTTCGGTACACCTCTCACAGCTGCCTGTAGACATGGTCATTTAATTGTTGTTGAGTTGTTAATAAAAGCTGGTGCTGATGTAGATAAGTTTAACAAGTATGACAGCCCACTTACTGCAGCGTGTAGACAAAACCATTTAAGGATAGTGAAAACGCTGCTAAAGGCTGGAGCTAAAATAGATCAACGCGACTATTATTGTACACCGCTTGCAGCTGCAATTGAATGTGGAAATGGTAATGTCGTTGAAGAATTGATACTAATGGGTGCTGACATAAActtaaaaatcaacaataaaacTCCACTCACTGCTGCATGCGAATATGGATTTGCAGATGTAgtcaaaaatatcataaagGGCAGAGGTGGACTGACTGTAAGAGAACCAAATCAAGATTTGCTTTTTTAtgattatcaatttaaaactaGATGCAAAAACGGGCATTCAAATTTTCTTGGTGAGATGATGAATATGGTTAATTATAATATAGATTGTGCGGGATGCCAGTTTACAATAGCGTGTAGAAAAGGACATTTGAGTGTCGTCAAAACGTTGATACAGTCAGGAGCCGATGTCAATGCAGCAGATATAATGTTTCATTCTCCATTAGCAGCTGCTTGTCAAAATGGACACTTGCGTGTTGTCCAAGAGTTGATAAAAGCTGGCAATTATGTCGATAATCCAAAAGAGTTGTGTCTGCCATTGAATGTTGCATGTAAACATGGACATCTGGATGTTGTTGTGGAATTGATTAAGGCCAAACCTGAAATAAATATGCAATCTGAGAAATCTACACCACTTATCGAGGCATGTGCGAATGGTCATTTAAATGTAGTAGTAGAATTATTAAAGGTGGGTGCTGCTGTTAATCAAGACTGTGGAGCTAAAACACCACTTATTGCCGCATGTAAAAATGGATGCACCGATTTAGTTAGAGAATTGCTGAATGCAGGTGCTAAGGTTGATACGCAGATTGAAAATACAACACCATTTTTGACTGCATGTGCATTTGGATCGACGCGAGTTGTAAGGGAGTTGATAAACGCGGGAGCGAATGTTAAACAACGTATTGGAAACAGAACacctttaaaaaatgcatttcgtGATAACAACAATAACCGCATATGTAAAGAGTTGTTAAACGCGATGCTGTGTCGGTCTAGAAGAACATAG
- the LOC105329892 gene encoding uncharacterized protein, whose product MASSLSNEQLNFARLAIACLDVIKLPLIDILHLNVKADELLAKIEANQTLKKGRFRLNSKEKKKCCIQPPDKPDYSQFDVTLLCKLISHLCPSIQPRQGWGVEPSAGDTGLGDDIVRIRVLRNEVFAHAASAEIDNVTFKDIWDDIERVLTRIQTSTPGCKSVDYVVKLQTVKGMPKDSEECATVKPRLREELQRIAEDITIEVKGKLRRMKRELAKAVRDGSR is encoded by the exons atggCATCATCATTGTCAAACGAACAGCTGAATTTCGCTCGCTTAGCCATTGCGTGTTTGGATGTTATTAAACTGCCACTAATAGACATATTACATTTAAATGTCAAGGCCGACGAATTGTTAGCCAAAATTGAAGCTAATCAAACTCTAAAGAAGGGGAGATTTAGActtaattcaaaagaaaaaaagaaatgctgCATTCAGCCACCCGATAAACCTGATTATAGTCAGTTTGACGTAACCTTACTGTGCAAACTGATTAGTCATCTTTGCCCTTCCATACAACCACGACAGGGGTGGGGTGTAGAGCCAAGCGCTGGGGACACAGGACTTGGCGATGACATTGTGCGAATTAGAGTGCTCAGAAACGAAGTTTTCGCACACGCTGCCTCAGCCGAAATCGATAACGTAACGTTTAAGGACATCTGGGATGATATAGAGCGTGTGCTTACAAGAATTCAAACATCTACACCTGGCTGCAAATCAGTTGATTATGTGGTGAAATTGCAAACAGTCAAAGGAATGCCAAAAGACAGTGAAGAATGCGCAACTGTTAAACCAAGATTGAGAG AGGAATTACAAAGGATAGCAGAGGATATTACTATTGAGGTCAAAG GAAAATTAAGAAGGATGAAAAGGGAACTTGCCAAGGCTGTCAGAG ACGGATCACGGTAG